A DNA window from Ornithodoros turicata isolate Travis chromosome 10, ASM3712646v1, whole genome shotgun sequence contains the following coding sequences:
- the LOC135371107 gene encoding SEC14-like protein 2, with product MSGRVGDLTDQQMTALDQLRANVDDILRPSHDDYYLLRWLRARNFNVAQAESMLRENLQWRKQNNIDAILDDYEPTEVLKKYYPGGLVGHDKEGCPLWIIPFGYTDIKGLFYSVKKKDFTRHIIQQLEYSAQDMAAQSEKLGKVIEMHSFIFDLENFNLKQIAWKPALDMIIYLVTMYEDNYPEMLKKAYVINAPKIYPIIYNMVKPFLSEETAKKIHVFGKDNWKKALLQDIEPEELPLHWGGTKTGPDGDPRCSDIVGTGGPVPCSYYTAPSRRLSTEQNLKMCVVEKKSSVPLTVDVEEAGSVLRWEFQTENYDIGFGVFYIADRSSSQAGTMQEVVAMQRVNCHLVPEDGMYICTNPGKYVLKFDNSFSWYRSKKLLYHYQVIPPSAA from the exons ATGAGCGGTAGAGTGGGTGATCTAACGGACCAGCAAATGACAGCGCTCGACCAG CTCAGGGCCAACGTTGACGATATCTTACGACCCAGTCATGACGACTACTACTTGTTACGATGGCTCAGAG CGCGAAATTTCAACGTCGCCCAAGCGGAGTCGATGTTGCGAGAG AACTTGCAGTGGAGAAAGCAGAACAACATCGACGCAATTTTAGACGACTACGAGCCAACCGAG GTCCTCAAGAAATACTACCCAGGCGGTTTAGTTGGTCACGACAAAGAAGGATGTCCCTTATGGATCATACCCTTCGGCTACACGGATATAAAAG GTCTGTTTTACTCAGTAAAGAAAAAGGACTTCACGAGGCATATAATACAGCAGCTAGAGTACAGTGCACAAGACATGGCGGCGCAGAGCGAAAAG CTTGGCAAAGTCATAGAAATGCACAGTTTCATATTTGACCTCGAAAATTTCAACCTGAAACAAATTGCGTGGAAGCCAG CCTTGGACATGATTATTTATCTGGTGACGATGTACGAAGACAATTACCCGGAAATGCTCAAGAAGGCATACGTGATCAATG CACCCAAGATTTACCCCATCATCTACAACATGGTAAAGCCTTTTCTCAGCGAGGAAACGGCAAAGAAAATTCACGTCTTTGGAAAAG aCAACTGGAAGAAAGCACTTCTCCAAGACATCGAACCCGAAGAGCTCCCTCTTCATTGGGGTGGCACGAAGACAGGTCCCGATGGAGACCCGCGGTGCTCAGACATT GTGGGCACAGGTGGCCCAGTCCCATGTTCCTATTACACTGCCCCGTCTCGGCGGCTGTCAACGGAACAGAACCTCAAGATGTGCGTGGTGGAGAAGAAGTCTTCGGTGCCTCTAACGGTAGACGTGGAGGAAGCAGGATCAGTCCTACGGTGGGAGTTCCAGACAGAGAACTACGATATCGGCTTCGGAGTCTTCTACATCGCGGATAGGTCTTCATCTCAGGCTGGCACCATGCAGGAAGTGGTCGCCATGCAGCGGGTCAACTGCCATCTGGTTCCAGAAGATGGAATGTACATATGTACAAACCCCGGGAAAT ATGTCCTCAAGTTCGACAACAGCTTCAGTTGGTACCGCAGCAAGAAACTGCTGTACCACTACCAAGTAATACCTCCTTCAGCTGCTTGA